Proteins encoded together in one Halomarina salina window:
- a CDS encoding MFS transporter: protein MSLRSWPHRRTVLACCVVAYFGVRFAEYVLTIVYPDVRAGVGVSDLTLGVGFTASTVTYALAQLPSGALGDRFGARRVVLAALLGTAVASLLLAGATSGAVLVGAMALLGAVGGAYYSPATALLADRFDATGRAIGVHRLGAQVVGLTGPLVALVGVRYGWRVALASGAAVALPAFVGFALFVRPRGQSVPPESTTALRERLDAGTLRELLSRRPIAVTTAVAALAQFADTAAFSYLPAVLRTYHGLSPTLAGTLFAGYFAVQAAIQVPTGWLSDRVGRDPVVVGTLLSGVAGFCLLVVGDRTAVVTLGVGLVGVGMGWSPAVQSRFLDHLDAEESGHGFGLVRTVYIGFAALCGLVVGGAVTVSGWGLALSTLAGAMALATLVVVVSRVERKW from the coding sequence GTGTCCCTCCGCTCGTGGCCCCACCGCCGGACGGTGCTCGCCTGCTGCGTCGTCGCCTACTTCGGCGTCCGGTTCGCGGAGTACGTCCTCACAATCGTCTACCCGGACGTTCGGGCGGGCGTCGGCGTCTCCGACCTCACGCTCGGCGTCGGCTTCACCGCGAGCACGGTCACCTACGCGCTCGCCCAGTTGCCCAGCGGCGCGCTCGGTGACCGGTTCGGCGCACGACGGGTCGTGCTGGCGGCGCTCCTCGGGACTGCCGTCGCCAGCCTCCTCCTCGCGGGAGCCACCTCGGGGGCCGTGCTCGTCGGCGCGATGGCACTGCTCGGTGCGGTCGGCGGCGCGTACTACAGTCCGGCGACGGCGCTCCTCGCAGACCGGTTCGACGCCACCGGCCGCGCCATCGGCGTCCACCGACTCGGCGCGCAGGTGGTCGGCCTCACCGGCCCGCTGGTCGCGCTCGTCGGCGTGAGATACGGCTGGCGGGTCGCCCTCGCGTCGGGGGCGGCCGTCGCGCTCCCGGCGTTCGTCGGGTTCGCGCTGTTCGTCCGACCCCGTGGTCAGAGCGTGCCTCCGGAGTCGACGACCGCGCTCCGCGAACGACTCGACGCCGGGACGCTCCGGGAACTGCTCTCGCGACGACCCATCGCGGTGACGACGGCCGTCGCCGCCCTCGCGCAGTTCGCCGACACGGCCGCGTTCTCCTACCTCCCCGCCGTCCTGCGTACGTATCACGGGCTCTCGCCGACGCTCGCCGGGACGCTGTTCGCCGGCTACTTCGCCGTCCAGGCGGCCATCCAGGTGCCGACGGGGTGGCTCTCGGACCGGGTCGGTCGCGACCCGGTCGTCGTCGGGACGCTGCTGTCGGGCGTCGCCGGGTTCTGTCTGCTCGTCGTGGGCGACCGGACGGCCGTCGTCACCCTCGGCGTGGGGCTCGTCGGCGTCGGGATGGGATGGAGCCCCGCGGTGCAGTCGCGGTTCCTCGACCACCTCGACGCGGAGGAGTCTGGTCACGGGTTCGGCCTCGTCCGGACCGTCTACATCGGGTTCGCCGCGCTCTGTGGGCTGGTCGTCGGTGGGGCGGTGACCGTCTCCGGGTGGGGACTCGCGCTCTCGACGCTCGCCGGAGCGATGGCGCTGGCGACGCTGGTGGTCGTCGTGAGTCGGGTCGAGAGGAAGTGGTGA
- the gfo6 gene encoding D-xylose 1-dehydrogenase Gfo6 produces the protein MQFVDDLRTLGERDWDTDVDTTLRVALVGLGGFARGAALPSLADADYCDPTVFVTGSADEVQDLAAEHDIERVVDYEAYAAGEASDAYDAVYVATPNALHREHVEAAADLGKGVVSEKPIADTVANAEAAVETCERAGVPLMTAYRMQLDPVMRRLRDSLPDLVGDVNAVHSDFTFEVMSGSRGPDQWRIDPDLAGGGALYDVGVYPLNTARFLLGEDPVAVSGRTRGDDPYDGTPRRDDDGAYRAADRHVAFRVDWPDCTGSFTANFSGQAGATLTVVGSEGRIHVENAFLPKEARHVTVERDEGTVELTPEATDEMREEFDYFAHQVATDGEIEPDGQDGLTDVRALAGVLESAATGERVEL, from the coding sequence ATGCAGTTCGTAGACGACCTCCGGACGCTGGGCGAGCGAGACTGGGACACCGACGTCGACACGACGCTCCGCGTCGCACTCGTCGGTCTCGGCGGATTCGCGCGCGGTGCCGCCCTCCCGTCGCTGGCCGACGCCGACTACTGCGACCCGACGGTGTTCGTGACCGGGTCGGCCGACGAGGTACAGGACCTCGCGGCCGAGCACGATATCGAGCGCGTCGTCGACTACGAGGCGTACGCGGCGGGCGAGGCGAGCGACGCGTACGACGCGGTGTACGTCGCGACGCCGAACGCGCTCCACCGCGAGCACGTCGAGGCGGCCGCCGACCTCGGGAAGGGCGTCGTCTCGGAGAAGCCCATCGCCGACACCGTGGCGAACGCCGAGGCTGCGGTCGAGACCTGCGAGCGGGCGGGCGTCCCGCTGATGACGGCCTACCGGATGCAGCTCGACCCCGTGATGCGCCGGCTCCGCGACTCCCTCCCGGACCTCGTCGGGGACGTAAACGCCGTCCACAGCGACTTCACGTTCGAGGTCATGAGCGGGTCGCGCGGCCCGGACCAGTGGCGCATCGACCCCGACCTGGCGGGCGGCGGCGCGCTGTACGACGTCGGCGTCTACCCGCTCAACACCGCCCGGTTCCTGCTCGGCGAGGACCCCGTCGCCGTCTCCGGTCGGACGCGCGGCGACGACCCCTACGACGGCACCCCGCGGCGCGACGACGACGGCGCGTACCGCGCGGCCGACCGGCACGTCGCGTTCCGCGTCGACTGGCCCGACTGCACCGGGTCGTTCACGGCGAACTTCAGCGGCCAGGCCGGCGCGACGCTCACCGTCGTCGGCTCCGAGGGCCGTATCCACGTCGAGAACGCCTTCCTGCCGAAGGAGGCGCGCCACGTCACGGTCGAACGCGACGAGGGGACGGTCGAACTGACCCCGGAGGCGACCGACGAGATGCGCGAGGAGTTCGACTACTTCGCCCACCAGGTCGCCACCGACGGGGAGATAGAACCGGACGGACAGGACGGACTGACCGACGTGCGGGCGCTCGCAGGCGTCCTCGAATCGGCGGCGACCGGCGAGCGCGTCGAACTGTAG
- a CDS encoding flavin reductase family protein: MEGAPEEFGSAYRLLGGVVVPRPIAWVGSYDAEGRANLAPYSFFNVVSPDPPVVYFAPGGTGEHRKDSANNAIESETFTVHVVTRDFAEAMNATSATLAPGEDEFEHAHLERVDATRVDAPRIADVPVVLECELYDTQEIGRQTLVFGEVVHAHVDDDLLTDGKPDVRKLDAVGRLAGSYYSTTEDRFRLERPD; encoded by the coding sequence ATGGAGGGCGCACCCGAGGAGTTCGGGTCGGCGTACCGTCTGCTCGGCGGTGTCGTCGTCCCCCGACCAATCGCGTGGGTCGGAAGCTACGACGCCGAGGGCCGGGCGAACCTCGCGCCGTACTCGTTCTTCAACGTCGTCTCGCCCGACCCGCCGGTCGTCTACTTCGCCCCCGGCGGCACCGGCGAACACCGCAAGGACAGCGCGAACAACGCCATCGAGAGCGAGACGTTCACCGTCCACGTCGTCACCCGTGACTTCGCCGAAGCGATGAACGCGACGAGTGCGACGCTCGCGCCCGGCGAGGACGAGTTCGAGCACGCGCACCTCGAACGCGTCGACGCCACGCGCGTCGATGCACCACGAATCGCGGACGTGCCGGTCGTGCTGGAGTGCGAACTGTACGACACGCAGGAGATCGGCCGCCAGACGCTCGTGTTCGGCGAGGTGGTCCACGCCCACGTCGACGACGACCTGCTCACGGACGGGAAACCGGACGTCAGGAAACTCGACGCGGTCGGTCGCCTCGCGGGGAGCTACTACAGCACGACAGAGGACCGGTTCAGGCTCGAACGCCCGGACTGA
- a CDS encoding alpha/beta hydrolase — protein MSSLGPDDPVDGPHQSQPLVTGGADPAEAEAAVVAIHGRGATARSILDLARQVSQGRDDVALLAPQAARNTWYPNSFLEPTESNQPGLDSGLQAIADAIATATDAGVPPEKVMTVGFSQGACISSEFLARNAQRRGGHAALSGGVVGPDDTPRDYDGSLDGTPVFLGCSDRDPHIPLERVHETREIFEGLGGEVDERIYEAMGHGVNEEELQVVSEMVADL, from the coding sequence ATGAGTTCGCTCGGTCCCGACGACCCGGTGGACGGACCACACCAGTCCCAGCCGCTCGTGACGGGCGGCGCGGACCCGGCGGAGGCCGAGGCCGCCGTCGTCGCCATCCACGGGCGCGGCGCGACGGCGCGGAGCATCCTCGACCTCGCTCGGCAGGTGAGCCAGGGGCGAGACGACGTGGCACTGCTCGCGCCGCAGGCCGCGCGGAACACCTGGTACCCGAACTCCTTCCTCGAACCCACCGAGTCGAACCAGCCCGGTCTCGACTCCGGGTTACAGGCTATCGCCGACGCCATCGCGACCGCAACGGACGCAGGCGTCCCCCCCGAGAAGGTGATGACGGTCGGCTTCTCGCAGGGGGCGTGCATCTCCAGCGAGTTCCTCGCGCGCAACGCGCAGCGTCGCGGCGGGCACGCCGCACTGTCGGGGGGCGTCGTCGGCCCGGACGACACGCCGCGGGACTACGACGGGTCGCTCGACGGCACGCCGGTCTTCCTCGGCTGTTCGGACCGGGACCCGCACATCCCGCTCGAACGGGTCCACGAGACGCGCGAGATATTCGAGGGGCTGGGCGGCGAGGTGGACGAGCGCATCTACGAGGCGATGGGCCACGGCGTCAACGAGGAGGAGCTACAGGTCGTGAGCGAGATGGTCGCCGACCTCTGA
- a CDS encoding DUF7490 domain-containing protein, which translates to MDRNLVLAAGVALVVLVSAVGMVAVPGVLAAPQQDPEPPSRLAVSDLAIGTGAVTGETATLRVETRLKHRGGAADNVTLRVRAVDAASGLVETERTVAVGTVDGDRERAVTANITVPRSGDYRVESIVYQNERRIVETRRSVSGVGSLQPAFAESDLQFHRFDGPMPAVEFEIAASDDDRTTLAVDALLTNTGDDVVGDVELLVKARQVDSGIVADRSTVDVSEVRPGRTATASLDLTVPTQYNYYLDAVLLRDGVVVDTVRAPAALDPTKTIPMNQTTTDTGLQVSDFDSDEPTDDRPARTQSYESDGQGPGFGVVVALVAVLGTALLARRRSA; encoded by the coding sequence ATGGATAGGAATCTGGTCCTCGCTGCCGGCGTCGCGCTGGTGGTCCTCGTCTCGGCCGTCGGGATGGTGGCCGTCCCGGGCGTCCTCGCGGCCCCCCAGCAGGACCCCGAACCACCCAGCAGGCTCGCCGTGAGCGACCTCGCCATCGGCACCGGCGCGGTCACCGGCGAGACGGCGACCCTCCGCGTCGAGACCCGACTGAAACACCGCGGCGGCGCGGCCGACAACGTCACCCTCCGCGTCCGCGCCGTCGACGCCGCGTCCGGCCTCGTCGAGACCGAGCGCACCGTCGCGGTCGGCACGGTCGACGGCGACCGCGAACGGGCGGTCACCGCGAACATCACCGTCCCGCGCTCGGGCGACTACCGCGTCGAGTCCATCGTCTACCAGAACGAGCGCCGAATCGTCGAGACCCGCCGGTCGGTCTCGGGCGTCGGGTCGCTCCAGCCCGCGTTCGCCGAGAGCGACCTCCAGTTCCACCGGTTCGACGGGCCGATGCCCGCCGTCGAGTTCGAAATCGCCGCCAGCGACGACGACCGGACGACGCTCGCCGTCGACGCCCTCCTGACGAACACCGGCGACGACGTGGTCGGCGACGTCGAACTGCTGGTCAAGGCCCGGCAGGTCGACTCCGGCATCGTCGCCGACCGGTCGACCGTCGACGTCAGCGAGGTCCGCCCCGGCCGCACCGCCACCGCGTCGCTCGACCTGACGGTCCCGACGCAGTACAACTACTACCTCGACGCCGTGTTGCTGCGCGACGGCGTCGTGGTCGACACCGTCCGCGCCCCCGCAGCACTCGACCCCACGAAGACGATTCCCATGAACCAGACCACCACCGACACCGGCCTCCAGGTGAGCGACTTCGACTCCGACGAACCGACCGACGACCGCCCCGCCCGCACCCAATCCTACGAATCCGACGGTCAGGGTCCCGGCTTCGGCGTCGTCGTAGCGCTGGTCGCGGTGCTCGGCACGGCGCTGCTCGCCCGGAGGCGGTCGGCGTGA
- a CDS encoding carbon-nitrogen family hydrolase, whose translation MRLALAQLDVEPTDVTENVDRAVAAVDRASDRGADLVVLPELFTVGYFAFDSYARSAESLDGPTLTRLAEAARDHEVGIVAGSIVEDLATTDGGPAEEGLANTSVFLDRAGDRRAVYRKRHLFGYDSAESDLLVAGESLPTVDFDGFTVATTTCYDLRFPELYRRLVDDGTTLVCVPSAWPYPRVEHWRLLPRVRAVENLLYVGAANGVGTFEDASLCGRSTVYDPWGTTLASSDDDPTLVVTDCDPAEIARVREEFPALRDREL comes from the coding sequence ATGCGACTCGCCCTCGCGCAACTCGACGTCGAACCGACCGACGTGACGGAGAACGTCGACCGCGCGGTGGCCGCCGTCGACCGGGCGAGCGACCGCGGCGCGGACCTCGTCGTCCTCCCGGAACTGTTCACCGTCGGCTACTTCGCGTTCGACAGCTACGCCCGCAGCGCCGAGTCCCTCGACGGACCGACGCTCACCCGCCTCGCGGAGGCCGCCCGCGACCACGAGGTGGGCATCGTCGCGGGGAGCATCGTCGAGGACCTCGCGACGACCGACGGCGGCCCCGCCGAGGAGGGCCTCGCCAACACCTCCGTCTTCCTCGACCGGGCGGGCGACCGCCGCGCCGTCTACCGCAAGCGCCACCTGTTCGGCTACGACTCCGCGGAGTCCGACCTGCTCGTCGCGGGCGAGTCGCTGCCCACCGTGGACTTCGACGGGTTCACCGTCGCCACGACGACCTGTTACGACCTGCGCTTCCCCGAACTGTACCGCCGCCTCGTCGACGACGGCACCACCCTGGTCTGCGTCCCGAGCGCGTGGCCCTACCCGCGCGTCGAGCACTGGCGACTGCTCCCGCGAGTGCGGGCCGTCGAGAACCTGCTGTACGTCGGCGCGGCCAACGGCGTCGGGACGTTCGAGGACGCCAGCCTCTGCGGTCGCTCGACGGTGTACGACCCGTGGGGGACGACGCTCGCCTCCTCCGACGACGACCCGACGCTCGTCGTCACGGACTGCGACCCCGCAGAGATAGCGCGAGTTCGCGAGGAGTTTCCCGCGCTCAGGGACCGCGAGTTGTAG
- a CDS encoding VOC family protein: MSSDPPVTADRPDSTLHVEGTDHVTLVGSTVEDTVAFYRDTLGMRLVMRQPNLDSTDETHLFFDAGDGRLVTFFCDEERDSVERQDPDVGAVHHLAFRLDPEQFRETRENLRETGRRFSEFDRGAFHSLYTRDHNGLTIELVADKFAIPDDRRAEVLARAHAARVEAEAEYVRGEDLRTALEALDLPVEEHDLPDAPTGTDVSEGRA, from the coding sequence GTGAGCAGCGACCCCCCAGTCACCGCCGACCGCCCGGACAGCACCCTCCACGTCGAGGGGACCGACCACGTCACGCTCGTCGGGTCGACCGTCGAGGACACCGTCGCGTTCTACCGCGACACCCTCGGCATGCGCCTCGTGATGCGCCAGCCGAACCTCGACAGTACCGACGAGACTCACCTGTTCTTCGACGCGGGCGACGGCCGCCTCGTCACGTTCTTCTGCGACGAGGAGCGCGACTCCGTCGAACGGCAGGACCCCGACGTCGGCGCGGTCCACCACCTCGCGTTCCGCCTCGACCCCGAACAGTTCCGCGAGACCCGCGAGAACCTGCGGGAGACGGGGCGGCGCTTCTCGGAGTTCGACCGCGGCGCGTTCCACAGCCTCTACACCAGGGACCACAACGGCCTGACCATCGAACTCGTCGCCGACAAGTTCGCCATTCCGGACGACCGCCGCGCCGAGGTGCTCGCCCGCGCCCACGCAGCGCGCGTCGAAGCGGAAGCGGAGTACGTCCGCGGCGAGGACCTCCGGACCGCGCTGGAGGCGCTGGACCTCCCGGTCGAGGAGCACGACCTGCCCGACGCACCGACCGGGACGGACGTCTCCGAGGGGCGGGCCTGA
- a CDS encoding DUF7525 family protein has translation MEASVGSDMGLGLGLLFGALGVGGALVMLVAAFDEMQVLAGMGFAAAMVAGTVLIAALHLAEQPR, from the coding sequence ATGGAAGCGTCAGTCGGGTCCGATATGGGCCTCGGCCTCGGACTGCTGTTCGGTGCGCTCGGCGTCGGCGGCGCGCTCGTGATGCTCGTCGCCGCGTTCGACGAGATGCAGGTGCTCGCGGGGATGGGGTTCGCCGCCGCGATGGTCGCCGGGACCGTCCTCATCGCCGCGTTGCATCTCGCCGAGCAACCCCGGTGA
- a CDS encoding DUF2797 domain-containing protein, which produces MQVVGYDRSDPALRLASDGDLSRQVLAPGTDLAYTLGERHCAGRIDYETERHEFCANPAAPYCPTHTVPWSVQSNADSTEEHAVYLAAFAPDVFKVGVTRSWRLETRLREQGADRAAHIHTVSDGRVARDLEAEIARDVGDQVRVATKVAGLHEQVDETAWEALLADHRVVERFDFDYGVDLDARPVAETLLTGTVRATKGRILLLDRGGTTYAVDLRDLLGYEVHEEADGRALQSSLGSF; this is translated from the coding sequence GTGCAAGTCGTGGGCTACGACCGCTCCGACCCCGCTCTCCGCCTCGCCAGCGACGGCGACCTCTCGCGGCAGGTGCTCGCGCCCGGTACGGACCTCGCGTACACGCTCGGCGAACGACACTGTGCGGGCCGCATCGACTACGAAACCGAGCGCCACGAGTTCTGTGCGAACCCGGCGGCACCCTACTGTCCCACGCACACCGTCCCCTGGTCGGTCCAGTCGAACGCAGACTCGACGGAGGAACACGCCGTCTACCTCGCCGCGTTCGCCCCCGACGTGTTCAAGGTCGGCGTCACTCGCTCGTGGCGACTGGAGACGCGCCTCCGCGAGCAGGGGGCCGACCGCGCCGCGCACATCCACACCGTCAGCGACGGCCGCGTCGCCCGCGACCTGGAGGCCGAGATCGCCCGGGACGTCGGCGACCAGGTCCGCGTGGCGACGAAGGTGGCCGGACTCCACGAACAGGTCGACGAGACGGCGTGGGAGGCACTGCTGGCCGACCACCGCGTCGTCGAGCGCTTCGACTTCGACTACGGCGTCGACCTCGACGCGCGACCGGTCGCCGAGACGCTGCTGACGGGGACGGTCCGCGCGACGAAGGGCCGAATCCTCCTGCTCGACCGCGGCGGCACGACGTACGCCGTCGACCTGCGGGACCTGCTCGGCTACGAGGTGCACGAGGAGGCGGACGGTCGCGCGCTCCAGTCGAGTCTCGGGAGTTTCTGA
- a CDS encoding DUF7123 family protein, whose product MAELSEEDQQILEYLRDSVANGNQYFRAKRIAKGVGLTAKQVGARLPRLADSADDVDIEKWGRAKSTTWRVTPGA is encoded by the coding sequence ATGGCAGAGTTGAGCGAGGAAGACCAGCAGATCCTCGAGTACCTTCGCGACAGCGTCGCGAACGGTAACCAGTACTTCCGCGCCAAACGCATCGCGAAGGGAGTCGGTCTCACCGCGAAGCAGGTCGGTGCCAGACTGCCCCGACTCGCCGACAGCGCCGACGACGTCGACATCGAGAAGTGGGGTCGCGCCAAGTCCACCACGTGGCGAGTAACCCCCGGTGCCTGA
- a CDS encoding winged helix-turn-helix transcriptional regulator — translation MSGEQYTEEACVVIDSIEQIGSQWRLVVLHDLQEGEKRFNELKRSTGASSRTLSRVLSDLQETGFVDRRLEEDAPVATYYSLTEKGCSLRPVFEEIECWANDWLDESVVDPETTPAEPEADAPAE, via the coding sequence ATGTCAGGGGAGCAGTACACCGAGGAGGCCTGTGTCGTCATCGACTCCATCGAGCAGATCGGCTCGCAGTGGCGACTGGTCGTCCTGCACGACCTGCAGGAGGGAGAGAAGCGGTTCAACGAACTGAAGCGCTCGACGGGAGCGTCCTCGCGGACGCTCTCGCGGGTGCTCAGCGACCTGCAGGAGACGGGCTTCGTCGACCGCAGACTGGAGGAGGACGCGCCGGTCGCGACGTACTACTCGCTGACGGAGAAGGGCTGTTCGCTCCGCCCCGTGTTCGAGGAGATAGAGTGCTGGGCGAACGACTGGCTCGACGAGAGCGTCGTGGACCCGGAGACGACGCCCGCCGAACCCGAGGCGGACGCGCCCGCCGAGTGA
- a CDS encoding 3-keto-5-aminohexanoate cleavage protein produces MSYDDYLAGEPAIVTAALTGGVHGKEANPNLPETPAEIGEAAAACREAGASVVHVHARADNGERAFSTERFQAIDDEIRSRAPDLVVQHSTGATGASDEARLQPLRTDPAPEMASLDMGPLNRYQHLTSENTRATIDRLYDEMRERGIKPELELFNGGQVTETYELLERRDLDDPVYATLIFGSGTLTRPTPENLLALVHDLPDGASFNTLGFGPHQLPFATMGLLFGGHVRVGLEDNVYYRRGELAESNAQLVERVVSVAETLGRPVATPDETREILNLG; encoded by the coding sequence GTGAGCTACGACGACTACCTCGCGGGCGAGCCGGCCATCGTCACCGCCGCGCTCACCGGCGGCGTCCACGGCAAGGAGGCGAACCCGAACCTCCCCGAGACGCCCGCGGAGATCGGCGAGGCGGCCGCCGCCTGCCGGGAGGCCGGCGCGAGCGTCGTCCACGTCCACGCCCGCGCGGACAACGGCGAGCGAGCGTTCTCGACCGAGCGCTTCCAGGCCATCGACGACGAGATTCGCTCCCGCGCGCCGGACCTCGTCGTCCAGCACTCGACGGGGGCGACCGGCGCGTCCGACGAGGCGCGCCTCCAGCCCCTGCGCACGGACCCCGCCCCGGAGATGGCGAGCCTCGACATGGGGCCGCTCAACCGCTACCAGCACCTGACGAGCGAGAACACGCGCGCCACCATCGACAGACTGTACGACGAGATGCGCGAGCGGGGAATCAAGCCCGAACTCGAACTGTTCAACGGCGGGCAGGTGACCGAGACCTACGAGCTGCTGGAGCGCCGCGACCTCGACGACCCGGTGTACGCGACGCTCATCTTCGGGTCGGGGACGCTCACGCGGCCGACGCCCGAGAACCTCCTCGCCCTCGTCCACGACCTTCCCGACGGTGCGTCGTTCAACACGCTCGGGTTCGGCCCCCACCAGCTCCCGTTCGCGACGATGGGGCTGCTGTTCGGCGGCCACGTCCGCGTCGGCCTGGAGGACAACGTCTACTACCGCCGCGGCGAACTCGCCGAGAGCAACGCGCAACTCGTCGAGCGAGTGGTCTCCGTCGCCGAGACGCTCGGTCGACCCGTGGCGACCCCCGACGAGACCCGCGAGATACTGAACCTCGGGTAG
- a CDS encoding phosphatase PAP2 family protein produces the protein MMVPLQPETQYVVGMTAAALVAFLVGARVFLPDLRPVAFVREFLRTDWRYIGLAWVVTFCVNELAHRFHADRTFTNYVYELEGPAVATFQSVTAIVPEWAAYALTAFFTVAYLVGFPFIVLFTYFKLKAHDEGQARRYAMAYIVLVLLAVPFFLLFPVGIPGLYLLEVRPLMLDFNPIIRAGVMATDTLVKAFPSLHTGLSVLAALYARNASEKYSRLVSALAFIIVLSTLYLGIHWLTDALAAAVLAAGVYWFTQRVDPDRFNPVARGN, from the coding sequence ATGATGGTCCCCCTCCAACCGGAGACGCAGTACGTCGTGGGGATGACAGCGGCCGCGCTGGTCGCCTTCCTCGTCGGCGCACGCGTCTTCCTCCCCGACCTTCGCCCCGTGGCGTTCGTCCGGGAGTTCCTCCGAACTGACTGGCGGTACATCGGTCTCGCGTGGGTCGTGACGTTCTGCGTCAACGAACTCGCACACCGGTTCCACGCCGACCGAACGTTCACCAACTACGTCTACGAACTCGAAGGCCCGGCGGTCGCCACGTTCCAGTCGGTGACTGCTATCGTCCCCGAGTGGGCGGCGTACGCGCTGACGGCGTTCTTCACCGTCGCGTACCTCGTGGGCTTCCCGTTCATCGTGCTGTTCACGTACTTCAAGCTGAAGGCACACGACGAGGGACAGGCGCGTCGCTACGCGATGGCGTACATCGTCCTCGTGTTGCTGGCCGTGCCGTTCTTCCTGCTGTTCCCGGTCGGCATTCCGGGGCTGTACCTGCTGGAGGTGCGGCCGCTGATGCTGGACTTCAACCCCATCATCCGCGCCGGCGTGATGGCGACGGACACGCTGGTCAAGGCGTTCCCGAGCCTCCACACCGGGCTCTCGGTGCTCGCGGCGCTGTACGCGCGGAACGCGAGCGAGAAGTACTCGCGGCTGGTGAGCGCACTCGCGTTCATCATCGTGCTGTCGACGCTGTACCTCGGTATCCACTGGCTGACCGACGCGCTGGCCGCGGCCGTGCTCGCGGCGGGCGTCTACTGGTTCACCCAGCGCGTCGACCCCGACCGGTTCAACCCGGTGGCGCGCGGGAACTGA
- a CDS encoding CoxG family protein yields MTVRVERTFDLDASPEEVWAFISDPRKRAAPISVVDEFEETGEGTAVWHVKLPIPLLKRTASIETEETDVRPPEYVRFVGRSKVMRVVGEHELTPHGDGTRLTNRFTVDGKLPGVEKYFERNLDGELDNLEDALRRDLATA; encoded by the coding sequence ATGACCGTACGCGTCGAACGGACGTTCGACCTCGACGCCTCCCCCGAGGAGGTCTGGGCGTTCATCTCCGACCCGCGCAAGCGCGCCGCACCCATCAGCGTCGTCGACGAGTTCGAAGAGACGGGGGAAGGGACCGCCGTCTGGCACGTGAAACTCCCCATCCCGCTGCTCAAACGGACCGCGTCCATCGAGACGGAGGAGACCGACGTCCGACCGCCGGAGTACGTCCGGTTCGTCGGGCGCTCGAAGGTGATGCGCGTCGTCGGCGAACACGAACTCACGCCCCACGGCGACGGCACGCGACTCACGAACCGCTTCACCGTCGACGGGAAGCTCCCCGGCGTCGAGAAGTACTTCGAGCGCAACCTCGACGGCGAACTCGACAACCTGGAGGACGCGCTCCGCCGCGACCTGGCGACCGCCTGA
- a CDS encoding DUF7471 family protein, which yields MGAGHGSGLALSLVLAGGGSLLLVGLAGVAYVQRRSRSYLLVLLALATLLARTVAGLLMLDGLLADGVHHTLEHVLDVALVGFLLVAVYSVRSDRARATGERR from the coding sequence ATGGGTGCAGGACACGGGTCGGGACTCGCGCTCTCGCTGGTCCTCGCGGGCGGCGGGTCGCTGCTGCTCGTCGGTCTCGCTGGCGTCGCGTACGTCCAGCGGCGCTCCCGGTCGTACCTGCTCGTCCTCCTCGCGCTCGCGACGCTGCTCGCTCGGACCGTCGCCGGACTGCTCATGCTCGACGGACTCCTCGCCGACGGCGTCCACCACACGCTCGAACACGTCCTCGACGTGGCGCTGGTCGGGTTCCTGCTGGTCGCCGTCTACTCCGTCCGGTCGGACCGCGCGCGAGCCACGGGTGAGCGCCGATGA